A portion of the Lysinibacillus timonensis genome contains these proteins:
- a CDS encoding sugar diacid recognition domain-containing protein, producing MFDLQIIGPKIVDELKNLIDKEVVVIDHNGFIIASTDVTRLNQFHEGSLIAMKEKQVMHMTAELAKKLKGVREGMVMPLIFENSPIGVIGVTGKPSEIEKYCKLVQKITQLFIEDFFKRQEKERDARMFEFFLLELLNGRIEKEILAQRVEMLGIDTQNYCRVVIIRVERRFEYSEIEFLLSIQTIHPQVRITQWSFDRLIMLVPDVSRTNLENGLKILKRKMEKIYKTPVSIGVGNKSDFYFLKESYEKANIALAAAYNDLEEMVFEEDLTIELLLTEISETKIQDFLERTIKPIIFDEELILNLEMWLNSNSSLQEIANDLHIHKNTLKYRLKKIEKLLNIDINKSKNKLELNLALYLYRKHYCEF from the coding sequence CTGACGTAACCAGACTAAATCAGTTTCATGAAGGCTCCTTAATAGCCATGAAAGAGAAACAAGTAATGCATATGACAGCTGAATTAGCAAAAAAGTTAAAAGGTGTACGAGAAGGGATGGTCATGCCTTTAATATTTGAGAATTCACCAATTGGTGTAATTGGTGTGACCGGAAAACCTTCTGAAATCGAGAAATACTGTAAACTCGTACAAAAAATAACGCAATTATTTATAGAAGATTTTTTTAAGCGCCAAGAAAAAGAACGTGATGCTCGAATGTTCGAATTTTTTCTATTAGAATTACTTAATGGAAGAATTGAAAAGGAAATACTTGCTCAACGTGTAGAAATGCTAGGAATTGATACGCAAAATTATTGTAGAGTCGTTATTATAAGAGTGGAAAGACGTTTTGAATATAGTGAAATTGAATTTTTATTAAGTATTCAAACAATTCATCCACAAGTTAGAATTACACAATGGAGCTTTGATCGGTTAATTATGCTAGTCCCTGACGTTTCAAGAACAAACTTAGAAAATGGGTTAAAAATATTAAAAAGAAAGATGGAAAAGATTTATAAAACACCTGTATCAATCGGAGTAGGAAATAAATCTGATTTTTACTTTTTAAAGGAATCTTACGAGAAAGCAAATATTGCATTAGCTGCAGCGTATAATGACTTAGAAGAAATGGTCTTCGAAGAGGATTTAACAATTGAATTGTTGTTAACAGAGATTTCCGAAACAAAGATACAAGATTTCTTAGAAAGAACTATTAAACCGATTATTTTTGACGAAGAGTTGATATTAAATCTAGAAATGTGGTTGAACAGCAATAGTTCGCTTCAGGAAATAGCAAATGATCTCCATATTCATAAAAATACGTTAAAATATCGATTGAAAAAAATTGAAAAACTATTAAATATAGATATTAATAAGAGTAAAAACAAGCTGGAGTTAAATCTAGCTCTTTATTTATATAGAAAGCACTATTGCGAATTTTAG